The DNA segment CCTGCTGCAGGCGGTAACCGCGCTGGTGCAGGCTGTGGCCGGACAGGTCGAGGGAGAGGATCGCTTCGCCACGGTCCAGGCGCAGGTGAATGCGCAGGTCGGGGTTGATCTTGTCGATGGACGGGCGTTCACCGGTCGGGGTGCGCAGCTTGTCGACAATCGCATCCTTGACCTTCAGCGCGCCGAAGTGGGTGTTGTCGATGCCCGAACCGTGGCCGCTGAACTCCACCGCCAGGGTGCCGTCAGGGACCATATGGTCTTGCCATTCGATATCCAGCACCCCGTGGTACAGGTCTTCGGCATCCTTCATCGGGAAGCGCTTGAGCACCAGCAGTACACGGTTGGCCAGGCGCGACCAGAGGCACAGGCGGTAGGCGGTTTCCATGTCGGCCATGCCGCGCACAGCCGAGGTGTGCTCGCGGGCGTCTTCAAGGCCAAGCCCGACGGCTTCCTCGATCAGCAGGCCTTCGAGGCCCTTGGGGCAAGTGAGGAAGAGTTCGTAACGGTCCGACATGGGGATTCCAGGCTTTTCAGCAATAAGTGAACGGGCGACGCATCGCGCGTTCGGTTTTCAATCAAGCGCTTTTCTTGAAGAGCGCTCGCGTGGCACGAATGTGTGCCGTTCCACCCCGGTGTCCAGACCTGCAGGGCCTTGATTGCCGGGGCAGAGAGATAATTTGAGCAACAAAAGGAAATATTCTGACCCTTCGTCGAATAATAACCGACTGCAAGCGGCGGGTATTCTCACTAAAGGATTAAACCCATCCTCTATACAGGGCACATCATAGCTGGCTTTGCCCAATAAATGGGGCGAAAAGCCATCCCAGCTTATGGCTATAGCATCGTTATCGTTACGTGCTTATGACAAAACGATCATTGAAACCATGTGACCTATTGGTTAGAACTCAACACAGGTTAGCGCCACAACGACGCTGACACAGAGGCTCGCCACGCCGGCAGCGAGCCACACCAACGGCAGAAAAACTCTGCCCGGCCTCGGACGAGGCCGAAGGATATCAAGACAGTCAACAAGTGAGGGAAACACCCTATGAGAAGACTTAAGCGTGATCCGTTGGAAAGAGCATTTTTACGCGGATATCAGTATGGCGTTCATGGCAAATCCCGTGAGCTTTGCCCATTTACTCTACCGTCAGTACGCCAAGCCTGGATTAACGGCTGGCGCGAAGGACGCGGCGACAACTGGGACGGTATGACCGGCACTGCGGGGATCCACAGACTCAACGAACTTCACGCCGTCGGCTAATCAGGGCACTTAATTCCGACAACCACCTTGAAGAATGTAACAACTTAACCACGCACGCCCCATCCGGGCGGCGGGCTTCGGCCCAGGGGCTCCTTCGAGGAGCCCTTTTTTATGGGCTTGAAACGCCTGCGCAGCAGCAGCTTCAGGGCTGCTTTGCAGTCCCACGCGGGGCAAGCCCGCTCGCCGCAATGGCGTCCACCGATTGGCGAATCAACGCTGGGCCCTTGTAGATAAACCCGGAATACAACTGCACCAGGCTGGCACCCGCGGCGATTTTCTCGGCGGCGTGCTTGCCTTCGGTGATACCGCCCACGGCGATGATCGGCAAACGCCCGGCCAACTCGGCCGCCAGCACCTTGACGATATGGGTGCTCTGGTCACGCACCGGCGCGCCGGAAAGCCCACCCGCCTCGTCACCGAAAGCCAGGCCTTCAACGCCCGCACGGCTGAGGGTGGTGTTGGTGGCAATCACCGCATCCATCCCCGCATCCACCAGGGCCTGGGCCACCAGCACGGTTTCTTCGTCGTTCATGTCCGGGGCGATCTTGATCGCCAAGGGCACGCGCTTGCCATGGCGTACCGCCAGGTCTTCCTGGCGCTGGCGCAGGGCTTCGAGCAGTTGCTTGAGCGAGTCGCCAAACTGCAGGCTGCGCAGGCCCGGGGTGTTGGGCGAGCTGACGTTGACGGTCACATAGCTGGCGTGGGCGTAGACCTTGTCCAGGCAGAGCAGGTAGTCATCTACCGCACGTTCCACCGGGGTGTCGAAATTCTTGCCGATATTGATCCCGAGGATGCCCTTGTACTTGGCGGCCTGGACCCGCGCCAGCAGGTGATCGACGCCCAGGTTGTTGAACCCCATGCGATTGATGATCGCCTCGGCCTCCGGCAGGCGGAAAATGCGCGGCTTGGGATTGCCCGGCTGCGGGCGCGGCGTGACGGTGCCGATCTCGACAAAACCGAAACCCAACTGCGCAAAGCCGTCGATGGCAGCGCCGTTCTTGTCCAGGCCCGCTGCCAGGCCCACCGGGTTGGGGAAATCGAGCCCCATCACCGAGACCGGCATCTTTGCCGGCGCCTTGCACACCAGGCCATTGAGCCCCAGGCGGCCACCCGCGCCGATCAGGTCCAGGGACAGATCGTGGGAAGTTTCCGGGGAGAGTTTGAACAACAGCTGGCGGGCCAGGGTATACATGGGCGGGCTTGACTCGGATGGCGGCGAAAGGTGGCGGCGATTATAGCCGGGGTGGCGGGTACGTGCGAGGCATGGCACACCGCCGGTCGATCATCCGCTTCGATGCTGCATCAACTCTTCGTAGCGCGCCCAGATCTTCTGCGCATAACGCAGGCGCAGCGCATCACGCTCGCCCCCTGCCCCAGGCCCGACGTTGTAGGCGCCCACGGCGGTCCAGTTGTAACCAAACTGCTTGATGAAGTCGGCCAGAATCGACGCCCCCACCTCCACCGACAGGCACGGCTCATCCAACAGACGCTGCTCGGTAATCCCCTGCTTGAGCAGGCGCGGCAGATGAATGCTGTTGATCTGCATCAGGCCGATGTCACGGCTGCCATTGTTATTGCTGTAGTTCATGGCCTCGGCGCGATAGCCGGACTCCACGGCGGCAATGGCTTGCAGTAACTCCGGCTCGATATCGTATTGGCGGGCGGCCTCAGCCCAACAATAAGCCCTGGCCTCACTCGCCTTGCCCAGGATAAGTAACAGCAGCCCCAGCCTGCAGGCTCGTTTCATGCCTGCTCGACAGCCGCTTCGGCGTACCAGCCACAGGCCGGGCAAGCACGCCGTGGAGCACCCGCACCTTGCGCTGCCTGGCCATGCCGCTCGAGCACCCTTACCCGGCCATTGAAGCGATAACCGCGGCCATACACTGTCGCGATCAACCGCCTGTCGCCCTCCAATTGCTTGCGCAATGAGTAGATACAACGGGTCAGGGACTCTTCGGCGATGTCGATATGGGGCCAGACCTGCTCCAGCAGGTAGTCCTTGGTCACCAATACGCCGGGCGTGGCCAGCAACAAGCGCAACACATGACACTCCTTGGGGGGTAACTGAATGTCGCGACCTTCGGCGGTCAGCCGGCCATCACCCTGCAACTTCCAATGACCAAAGGCGAGGGAGCCCCTGACCAAGCCCTCAACTGCAGCAACCATGCAAACCTCTGTTCCTGTCTGACATACGCGGCGCCTTGAATATTGATATCGCACCGCCTGGAGATATCGCGACTATAGAAACCCGCAGCCAATTGCACGTTAGGAAAAAACCCTGTGCTTCGAAGTTTTCCGGGAGTGTTTCGTAGGAACTTTCGAGGTCAACAGCCCCCGTTCGCCATGGGTAATGCCTGCTTTCATTGCTCGGCGATGCGAGCAAATGCACGCCGGACGCGCTCGTATTGATCAGAGCTCAGGGGGGTCGAAACAGAGCCCATCACGGGAGGCGTGGGTATATCCAGTTCAGCCACCAGTTCTTTGATAAACCGCAACTGCTGCGCGCTTCCCTTGATCAACAGGCTGTTGACCTGTGGGTAGGCGATTACCGCTGCGCCAGTGCCGGCCTTGCGCCCAAGCTCGGCAAGCCGACGCTCGACCAGCGTTGCCATGCCGGGCACGGTGATTTTTTGCAGCCCCATGTCGTACTGGTGGTCTGCCACGTCATGATTCAGCACCTGCACGACACCGACTTCCGGCAACGCCTGGCGCCGTGCCGGGCGTTGGCGGTCCATCAGTTGGGCCAGGCGCAATACGTGATCGACATAATTGGCGGGCCCGGACACATAAAACAATCGCGCACCGGCCTTGCGCAGCGGGTAGCGCGCCTCGTCGAGCCCCGCGCGCCGCATGACCACACGCAATCTGTCGACGCTCATGTGCCGCAGAATCACCCCGGAACTCTTGGCCTCGCTGGCGTCGTAGAGATGTAGCACCTGGCCGTCGCTGTACCAGATCAATTCGTGCTGCAACGCCACCGTCTCGAGGACCGCTTGCGCGTCGGCAAAATCAAATTGCCCGGTGATGCGCTTGCCCGCCGCCCGCTTGCTGACCACGATGGGCTGCCCCAAGGGCACCGCAAGTCGAGTGAAGAAGCCCGAAAGGCTTTCATCCAACGCCAGGTAGGTCGCGCCCATGGCTGGCAGGGCAGCGAGCATCAACAGCCCGCCCAGCAGCCAGCGCTGCAAAAAGGCATTGCAGGTCGCTGCGATAGATTGATCAAGAAGCACGCGGGGTTTCCTGAAGGGTGTTGCCCAAAGGAGCGCCATAGTGAAAGGCCCGCGCAATGCAATCTTGATGAAAACCTGATCAACCACGGCTCGCCCTGCGCCGTGGCATGTGCCTTGCTTTGTCTTGTGTATCGCGGCCCGCACCAACGACGGAACGGGCTCAAGGACAAAGGCGTCGTTACCTGCAGGAGGCTTGCAAGCCGCCCTACGGAACGACGCCTTTTTTCACACAGAAGGTAGGTGTTGATGAGTGATCAGGTGGGCAACAGCCAGGCCAATAACCCCCTGGCCTGGGTCAACGGCAGCGATGCCCCGGAAAAGAGCAGCCTCGACCTGGGCTTCATGGCCTTGAGCGATTGCGCCTCGCTGGTGGTCGCGGCGACCCAAGGGTTTGCCCAGCCGTACGGGCTGACGCTGAACCTCAAGCGCCAGTCATCCTGGGCCGGCCTGCGCGACAAGCTGGTCAGCGGCGAACTGGACGCCGCCCACAGCCTGTATGGCCTGATCTATGCGGTGCACCTGGGCATCGGCGGCGTGGCACCAACCGACATGGCGGTGCTGATGGGCCTGAACCAGAACGGCCAGGGCATCAACTTGTCCCAGGGCCTGCAGCACCAGGGCGTGACCAGTCCTGAGGCACTGGCGCGCAAGGTGCACCAAAGCCGGACAAAACTCACCTTCGCCCAGACGTTTCCCACCGGCACCCACGCCATGTGGTTGTATTACTGGCTGGCCAGCCAAGGCATTCATCCGCTGCGCGATGTCGAGAGTGTGGTGGTGCCGCCGCCGCAGATGGTCGCGCACTTGCAGGCCGGGCGGATTGACGGCCTGTGTGTGGGCGAACCCTGGTGCGCCAGCGCGGTGCAGCAGAACCAGGGCTTTACCCTGGCCACCAGCCAGGCGATCTGGCCGGATCACCCGGAAAAAGTCCTGGGCTGCACCCAGGCGTTTGTCGAGCAATACCCCAACACCGCCCGCGTGCTGGTAATGGCGATCCTGGAGGCCAGCCGTTTTATCGACGACAGCCTGGAGAACCGCCGCTCCACCGCGCAACTGCTCAGCGCCAGGGAATATCTGGACGCCCCACTCGACTGCATCGAACCGCGCCTGCTCGGGGCTTATGACGATGGCCTGGGCAACCACTGGCAAGACGTGCACGCGTTGCGCTTCCATGGCGGTGGCGAGGTCAACCTGCCGTACCTGTCCGACGGCATGTGGTTCATGACCCAGTTCCGCCGCTGGGGCCTGCTGCGTGACGACCCTGACTACCTCGCCGTTGCCCGGCAGGTGCAGCAACTGGACCTTTATCGCCAGGCCGCGACGGCGGTGGGTGTGGCAGCCTGGGGCGCGGACATGCGCAGCAGCCAATTGATCGACGGCAAGGTCTGGGATGGCTCAGACCCGGCCGCCTACGCCCGTAGCTTCCGCCTGCATGCCCTGGCCGACGATGTCGTCCGCCACGCCTTGCGCTGATGGGAGGCCAGCCATGTTGCGAATCCTGCTGATCAATGACACCCCGCGTAAAGTCGGGCGCCTTAAAAGTGCACTGACCGAGGCCGGTTTTGAGGTGATCGACGAGTCCGGCCTGACCATCGACCTGCCGGCGCGCGTCGAAACGGTGCGCCCGGATGTGATTCTGATCGATACCGAGTCACCCGGCCGCGATGTGATGGAGCAAGTGGTGCTGGTCAGCCGTGACCAGCCCCGCCCCATCGTGATGTTTACCGACGAACATGACCCCAACGTGATGCGCCAGGCAATCAAGTCCGGGGTCAGTGCCTACATCGTCGAGGGCATCCAGGCCCAGCGCCTGCAGCCGATCCTCGATGTGGCCATGGCACGCTTCGAGAGCGATCAGGCCCTGCGTGCGCAGCTGCAGGCCCGCGACCAGCAACTGGCGGAACGCAAGCGCATCGAGCTGGCCAAGGGTTTGCTGATGAAAATGAAGGACTGCAATGAAGAACAGGCCTACACCCTGATGCGCCGCCAAGCCATGAGCCGCCAGCAGAAGTTGATCCAGGTGGCCGAGCAGATTATTGCCATGAGTGAATTGTTAGGCTGAGACACACAACTACCCTCGCCCACTGTGGAAACGGGCTTGCCCGCGATGGCAGTGTCCCGATTGGCGCAAGACTTGCAAACCAAACATCCCAGGTAACCAACGGCGGTTGCCCCTCCACGACAAAGACGTCGCACATCCGGTTTGCCCAGGCGAACCCGGTGGCGGCGTTTTTTCGTTTGGGTGGGGCGGCCTTCGCTGGCCGTTCCATCACCAGGCCTTCTACAAGATCCCCAATCTGAGGTGCGTGATGAAATCAAGCTTCTGGAAATCCGGGCACACCCCGACCTTGTTTGCCGCGTTCCTGTATTTCGACCTGAGTTTCATGGTCTGGTATCTATTGGGCCCGCTGGCGGTGCAGATCGCCGCCGACCTGCAACTGACCACCCAGCAACGCGGGCTGATGGTTGCCACACCGATCCTGGCGGGCGCGATCCTGCGCTTCTTGATGGGCATGCTGGCAGACAAGTTGTCGCCCAAGACCGCCGGCCTGATCGGCCAGGTGATCGTGATTGTGGCGCTGTTCTGTGCCTGGAAACTGGGGATCCACAGTTATGAACAGGCGCTGCTGCTGGGGCTGTTTCTCGGCATGGCCGGGGCCTCGTTTGCCGTGGCCCTGCCGTTGGCCTCCCAGTGGTACCCCGCCGAACACCAGGGCAAGGCCATGGGCATCGCCGGTGCGGGCAATTCCGGCACGGTGTTCGCCGCATTGCTGGCGCCGCTGATCGCCGCCGCCTTTGGCTGGAGCAACGTGTTTGGCTTTGCCCTGATCCCGCTGGTCCTGACCTTGATCGTATTCGCCTGGCTGGCGCGCAATGCCCCTGAGCGACCGAAAGCCAAATCCATGGCCGACTACTTCAAGGCCCTGGGCGACCGCGACAGTTGGTGGTTCATGTTCTTCTACAGCGTGACCTTCGGTGGCTTTATCGGCCTGGCCAGCGCCCTGCCCGGCTACTTCAACGACCAATATGGCTTGAGCCCGGTCACTGCCGGCTACTACACCGCCGCCTGTGTGTTCGGCGGCAGCCTGATGCGGCCCCTGGGCGGTGCCCTGGCCGACCGCTTCGGCGGGATCCGCACCCTGCTGGGTATGTACGGCGTGGCGGTGGTGTGCATCGCGGCAGTGGGCTTCAACCTACCGAGTTCCTACGCTGCACTGGCCCTGTTCGTATGCACCATGCTCGGCCTGGGGGCCGGTAACGGCGCGGTCTTCCAGTTGGTGCCCCAGCGCTTTCGCCGGGAGATCGGCGTGATGACCGGGTTGATCGGCATGGCCGGCGGTATCGGCGGTTTCGCCCTGGCGGCGGGTATGGGTGCAATCAAGCAAAGCACCGGCAGCTATCAGTTGGCGTTGTGGCTATTCGCCAGCCTGGGCGTGCTGGCGTGGTTCGGCCTGTATGGCGTGAAGCGGCGCTGGAGGACCACCTGGGGTTCGGCTGCCGTCACCGCAGCGCGGGTCTGATGAGCCTGCAACTGAGCGTGGCCCAGGCCAGCGCCATTGGGCCGCGCGCGGAAAACCAGGACGCCCTGCGCCTGGTCACCCCGGCCCCGGAGCTGGCCGCGAGCAAGGGCTATCTGTGTGCCATCGCCGATGGTGTCAGCCAATGCGCCGACGGCGGCCTGGCCGCGCGCTCGACCTTGCAGGCCCTGGCCCTGGACTACTACGCCACGCCGCAAACCTGGGGCGTGGCCCAGGCCCTGGACCGCCTGTTGCTCGCGCAAAATCGCTGGCTGCAGGCCAATGGCGGCGGCCAGCCGTTGCTGACCACCCTCAGTGCCCTGGTGTTTCGCGGCCAGCGTTTTACCTTGGCCCATGTCGGTGACTGCCGGGTGTATCGCTGGTTCGCGGGCGAGTTGCAGCGCATCACTGAAGAACATGTCTGGGAGCAACCGGGCATGCAGCATGTGCTCAAGCGCGCCCTGGGCCTGGACCAGCATCTGGTGGTGGATTTTCTCGACGGTGAACTGCGCCAGGGCGAGTGCTTCCTGCTGCTCAGCGATGGGGTATGGGCGACCCTGGCCGATCACAGCATCCGCGCGATCCTGCGCGAACAGGCCGATCTGGATCTGGCCGTGAACACCCTGGTCAATGCGGCGCACCTGGCGGGTAGCCAGGACAATGCCAGCGCCCTGCTGGTGCGCATCGACCAGCTTGGCGCCGCGACCCTGGGTGATGCGCTGGTGCAGTTGCAGCAGTGGCCGCTACCGCCGCCGTTGAAGGCCGGGCAAGCCTTTGAAGGCTGGCAGGTGGAGTGCGTGCTGGTGCACAGTCGGCAGTCGTTGCTGTATCGGGTACGTGATACCCAGCAGCAAGCCTGGCTGCTGAAAACCCTGGCCCCGGGTCGCGACGATGACAACGATGCGGCCCAGGCCCTGCTCGCGGAAGAATGGTTTTTGCGCCGGGTGGCGGGACGGGCATTTCCTGAAGTCCATCCGGGCAGCGGGCGTCAGCATTTGTACTATGTGATGCGTGAATACAGCGGGCAGACCCTGGCCGAACTGTTCCAGCAGCAAGGCCCCTTGCCGCTGGCGCAATGGCAGTCCATCGCCGAGCGCTTGCTGCGGGCGGTGGGCATGCTGCATCGCCGGCAAATCCTGCACCGTGACATCAAGCCGGAAAACCTGCTGTTGGGGGAAGACGGCGAACTGCGGGTGCTGGATTTTGGCCTGGCCTATTGCCCCGGCTTATCCGAAGACCGCGCTCACCTGTTGCCGGGCACCCCCAGCTTTATCGCGCCCGAAGCCTTCAGCGGCGAACGTCCGACACCGCAGCAGGATTTGTACAGCGTCGGCGTGAGCCTGTATTACCTGCTGACCGGGCATTATCCCTACGGTGAAATCGAAGCGTTCCAGCGCCCCCGCTTCAACACACCAGTCAGTGCCAGCCGTTATCGACCCGACCTGCCCGACTGGTTGCAGCAGAGCCTGGAGCGCTCGGTGGCGGCACAGGCGGTCCAACGTTACGAAACCGCCGAGGAATGGCTGCTGGTGCTGGAACAGGCCGACCGCCGCGAACTGAGCCTGCGCCCGCGGCCACTGCTGGAGCGCGAGCCGCTGAAGGTCTGGCAAACCCTGGCGTTGGTGTCGTTGCTGATCAATCTGCTGTTGCTGTATCTGTTATCCCTATAGGAGGCAGGTGCGCCAGTTGTGGGCATCCCGCCTTCAAATGGTGCGTAAAGACCTTGGAGCATCCACTAAAACCCCAGTAAACCCGGCGTTGCGCGACTTGGCACAACCACTGCATTAGCTTCTACAACACCCCCACATACAGCCCACCCTTCAACGACGAAGGTGGGGCTTTCCCGAGAGAACGGGACCAGGACAAAGGCGTCCTCGCTAGGCAACTAGCGGGACGCCTTTTTTGTTTGCGCGTGATTTGTCGAGCCACTGCGGAGAACGACATGAAGAAACTCAAACTGGTGATGATCGGCAACGGCATGGCCGGGGTTCGCACCCTTGAAGAACTGCTGAAGCTGAGCACCGAGCTGTATGACATTACGGTCTTTGGCGCCGAGCCCCATACCAACTACAACCGCATCCTGCTGTCGCCGGTGCTGGCCGGTGAGCAGACGTTCGAAGAGATCGTGCTCAACGACCTGGACTGGTACCTGCAAAACAACATCAAGCTGCTGCTCAACCGCAAGGTGGTGCAGATCGACCGGGTCAAGCGCAAAGTCATCGCCGAAGACGGCACGGAAGCCGAATACGATCGCCTGCTGATCGCCACCGGCTCGACCCCGTTTATCCTGCCGATCCCCGGCAATACCTTGCAGGGTGTAATTGGCTACCGCGATATCGCCGACACCCAGGCCATGATCGACACCGCCCGCACCCACAAGCACGCGGTGGTCATCGGTGGCGGCTTGCTGGGCCTGGAAGCGGCCAATGGCCTTATGTTGCGCGGCATGCACGTGACCGTGGTGCATATCGGCGAATGGCTGCTGGAACGCCAGTTGGACAAGACCAGCGGCCAGTTGCTGCAAACCGAACTGGAAAGCCGGGGCCTGGTGTTTCGCCTGTGCGAGCAGACCCAGGCCCTGCATGACGCCGGCAATGGTCGCGTGGGCTCGGTGCAGTTCAAAAATGGCGAGGTGATTCCGGCTGACCTGGTGGTGATGGCTGCCGGTATCCGCCCCAACACCGAGCTGGCGGAACAGTCCGGCATCCCGTGCAACCGTGGGATTCTGGTCAACGACACGATGCAAACCTACGACCCGCGCATCTATGCCATCGGCGAGTGCGCCAGCCATCGTGGGATTGCCTACGGCCTGGTGGCGCCGCTGTTCGAGCAGGCC comes from the Pseudomonas shahriarae genome and includes:
- a CDS encoding bifunctional protein-serine/threonine kinase/phosphatase; its protein translation is MSLQLSVAQASAIGPRAENQDALRLVTPAPELAASKGYLCAIADGVSQCADGGLAARSTLQALALDYYATPQTWGVAQALDRLLLAQNRWLQANGGGQPLLTTLSALVFRGQRFTLAHVGDCRVYRWFAGELQRITEEHVWEQPGMQHVLKRALGLDQHLVVDFLDGELRQGECFLLLSDGVWATLADHSIRAILREQADLDLAVNTLVNAAHLAGSQDNASALLVRIDQLGAATLGDALVQLQQWPLPPPLKAGQAFEGWQVECVLVHSRQSLLYRVRDTQQQAWLLKTLAPGRDDDNDAAQALLAEEWFLRRVAGRAFPEVHPGSGRQHLYYVMREYSGQTLAELFQQQGPLPLAQWQSIAERLLRAVGMLHRRQILHRDIKPENLLLGEDGELRVLDFGLAYCPGLSEDRAHLLPGTPSFIAPEAFSGERPTPQQDLYSVGVSLYYLLTGHYPYGEIEAFQRPRFNTPVSASRYRPDLPDWLQQSLERSVAAQAVQRYETAEEWLLVLEQADRRELSLRPRPLLEREPLKVWQTLALVSLLINLLLLYLLSL
- a CDS encoding quinone-dependent dihydroorotate dehydrogenase, producing MYTLARQLLFKLSPETSHDLSLDLIGAGGRLGLNGLVCKAPAKMPVSVMGLDFPNPVGLAAGLDKNGAAIDGFAQLGFGFVEIGTVTPRPQPGNPKPRIFRLPEAEAIINRMGFNNLGVDHLLARVQAAKYKGILGINIGKNFDTPVERAVDDYLLCLDKVYAHASYVTVNVSSPNTPGLRSLQFGDSLKQLLEALRQRQEDLAVRHGKRVPLAIKIAPDMNDEETVLVAQALVDAGMDAVIATNTTLSRAGVEGLAFGDEAGGLSGAPVRDQSTHIVKVLAAELAGRLPIIAVGGITEGKHAAEKIAAGASLVQLYSGFIYKGPALIRQSVDAIAASGLAPRGTAKQP
- a CDS encoding nitrate/nitrite transporter yields the protein MKSSFWKSGHTPTLFAAFLYFDLSFMVWYLLGPLAVQIAADLQLTTQQRGLMVATPILAGAILRFLMGMLADKLSPKTAGLIGQVIVIVALFCAWKLGIHSYEQALLLGLFLGMAGASFAVALPLASQWYPAEHQGKAMGIAGAGNSGTVFAALLAPLIAAAFGWSNVFGFALIPLVLTLIVFAWLARNAPERPKAKSMADYFKALGDRDSWWFMFFYSVTFGGFIGLASALPGYFNDQYGLSPVTAGYYTAACVFGGSLMRPLGGALADRFGGIRTLLGMYGVAVVCIAAVGFNLPSSYAALALFVCTMLGLGAGNGAVFQLVPQRFRREIGVMTGLIGMAGGIGGFALAAGMGAIKQSTGSYQLALWLFASLGVLAWFGLYGVKRRWRTTWGSAAVTAARV
- a CDS encoding transglycosylase SLT domain-containing protein; translation: MKRACRLGLLLLILGKASEARAYCWAEAARQYDIEPELLQAIAAVESGYRAEAMNYSNNNGSRDIGLMQINSIHLPRLLKQGITEQRLLDEPCLSVEVGASILADFIKQFGYNWTAVGAYNVGPGAGGERDALRLRYAQKIWARYEELMQHRSG
- a CDS encoding ANTAR domain-containing response regulator, with the protein product MLRILLINDTPRKVGRLKSALTEAGFEVIDESGLTIDLPARVETVRPDVILIDTESPGRDVMEQVVLVSRDQPRPIVMFTDEHDPNVMRQAIKSGVSAYIVEGIQAQRLQPILDVAMARFESDQALRAQLQARDQQLAERKRIELAKGLLMKMKDCNEEQAYTLMRRQAMSRQQKLIQVAEQIIAMSELLG
- a CDS encoding secretin N-terminal domain-containing protein, yielding MLLDQSIAATCNAFLQRWLLGGLLMLAALPAMGATYLALDESLSGFFTRLAVPLGQPIVVSKRAAGKRITGQFDFADAQAVLETVALQHELIWYSDGQVLHLYDASEAKSSGVILRHMSVDRLRVVMRRAGLDEARYPLRKAGARLFYVSGPANYVDHVLRLAQLMDRQRPARRQALPEVGVVQVLNHDVADHQYDMGLQKITVPGMATLVERRLAELGRKAGTGAAVIAYPQVNSLLIKGSAQQLRFIKELVAELDIPTPPVMGSVSTPLSSDQYERVRRAFARIAEQ
- a CDS encoding CmpA/NrtA family ABC transporter substrate-binding protein — translated: MSDQVGNSQANNPLAWVNGSDAPEKSSLDLGFMALSDCASLVVAATQGFAQPYGLTLNLKRQSSWAGLRDKLVSGELDAAHSLYGLIYAVHLGIGGVAPTDMAVLMGLNQNGQGINLSQGLQHQGVTSPEALARKVHQSRTKLTFAQTFPTGTHAMWLYYWLASQGIHPLRDVESVVVPPPQMVAHLQAGRIDGLCVGEPWCASAVQQNQGFTLATSQAIWPDHPEKVLGCTQAFVEQYPNTARVLVMAILEASRFIDDSLENRRSTAQLLSAREYLDAPLDCIEPRLLGAYDDGLGNHWQDVHALRFHGGGEVNLPYLSDGMWFMTQFRRWGLLRDDPDYLAVARQVQQLDLYRQAATAVGVAAWGADMRSSQLIDGKVWDGSDPAAYARSFRLHALADDVVRHALR
- a CDS encoding winged helix-turn-helix domain-containing protein; protein product: MVAAVEGLVRGSLAFGHWKLQGDGRLTAEGRDIQLPPKECHVLRLLLATPGVLVTKDYLLEQVWPHIDIAEESLTRCIYSLRKQLEGDRRLIATVYGRGYRFNGRVRVLERHGQAAQGAGAPRRACPACGWYAEAAVEQA
- the rmf gene encoding ribosome modulation factor, whose translation is MRRLKRDPLERAFLRGYQYGVHGKSRELCPFTLPSVRQAWINGWREGRGDNWDGMTGTAGIHRLNELHAVG